In Phaseolus vulgaris cultivar G19833 chromosome 10, P. vulgaris v2.0, whole genome shotgun sequence, a single genomic region encodes these proteins:
- the LOC137817843 gene encoding uncharacterized protein — MSVEAQEADDALDIDLVFTGADLRDVVPHDNDLVVISVVTAGRKVHHVLMDQGSSADVMFWTTFNKLQLSPDLLRPYTGCLYGFAGDQVEVRGHLELRTTFTDGVASRTENIRYLIINAPSAYNVLLGRLTLNRLRALASKKHMKMKLYDLGGKVITIKSDQKEAKRCYENNLKTKRGVFMVTTRAPSEEGIAPVEIARVEIARAEIAQERRPEPAGEVLEREIGGRTFKLGKSLGQVAQDQIAKVIARHLDAFAWSASDMSGIDPDFLCHRLTMDPKVMPVRQRRRKFNEERRQVIKEDTKKLLSADHIREIQYPELLANVVLVKKANGKWRMYVDFTDLNKAYPKNSYPLPRIDALVDGAAGCKMLSFLDAFFWVQPDQDAPQRRVQDNVHDKVVLLLLYSDALWAQECRRHLPEANG, encoded by the coding sequence ATGTCGGTAGAAGCGCAAGAGGCAGACGACGCCCTTGACATCGACCTTGTCTTCACCGGGGCCGACCTCCGAGATGTTGTCCCCCACGACAATGACCTGGTGGTGATCTCAGTAGTGACCGCAGGGAGAAAGGTACACCATGTGCTgatggaccagggaagctcggcagacgtgatgttctggacgaccttcaacaagttgcAATTGTCCCCCGACCTACTAAGGCCTTATACTGGCTGCCTGTACGGCTTCGcgggagaccaggtggaggtgcgtggGCACTTGGAGTTGAGGACCACCTTCACAGATGGTGTCGCGTCCCGTACGGAGAACATCAGGTACCTCATCATCAATGCCCCCTCTGCATATAACGTACTGTTGGGTAGACTTACGTTGAACAGGCTGAGGGCGTTGGCGTCGAAGaagcacatgaagatgaagctgtaTGACTTGGGAGGGAAGGTGATTacgatcaagtcagatcagaagGAAGCTAAGAGGTGTTATGAGAACAACCTCAAGACGAAGAGAGGGGTATTCATGGTCACCACCAGGGCCCCAAGTGAAGAAGGGATCGCCCCAGTAGAGATTGCCCGAGTAGAGATTGCCCGAGCAGAGATCGCCCAGGAGAGGCGACCTGAACCAGCAGGGGAAGtcctggagagggagattggagGTAGGACGTTCAAGCTTGGCAAATCACTGGGCCAAGTAGcacaggaccagatcgccaaggtcatagcacgacatctggatgcctttgcatggtccgcctcggacatgtcAGGCATAGACCCAGACTTCCTGTGCCAccgcctcaccatggaccccaaggtcATGCCAGTCCgtcagagaagaaggaagttcaatgaagagaggcggcaGGTCATCAAAGAAGATACGAAGAAGTTGCTGAGCGCCGACCACataagggagatccagtaccctgagttgTTGGCCAACGtggtcttggtgaagaaggccaacgggaagtggagaatgtACGTTGACTTCACCGACCTCAACAAAGCATACCCGAAGAACTCCTATCCTCTACCAAgaatcgacgccttggtagacggTGCCGCGGGCTGCAAGATgctcagcttcctggatgcttttttttgggtacaaccagatcaagatgcaccccagagaCGAGTGCAAGACAACGTTCATGACAAAGTTGTCTTGTTACTGTTATacagtgatgccctttgggctcaagaatgcaggcgccacctaccagaggctaatggataa
- the LOC137818699 gene encoding protein trichome birefringence-like 3 isoform X3 has product MNNFLQESFNLISSRSISNLKPCPTNGTKPKSNDKKTQEMVPIADAAWFNDGFVYDPEECDFTNGKWVFNSSIKPLYSDKICPYISRPYSCVKNGRVDSDYHYWQWQPEDCTLPKFNPVLALKKLQGKRLVFVGDSLQKSQWESFVCMVEWIIPEKQKSMKRGTHSVFRAKEYNTTIEFYWAPMLVESNTEFFTIRDPKKQIVRVDSIMDRARNWTGVDILVFNTYVWWMSDIKVKALWGSFANGEEGYEELDNQIAYNLGLRTWANWVDSTIDPTKTQVFFTTMSPTHTRSADWGKKDGVKCFNETKPIGKKNHWGSGSNKGMMRVVEKVVKRMKVAVTFINITQISDYRIDAHSSVYTESGGKLLSEEEKANPRNADCIHWCLPGVPDTWNQIFLAML; this is encoded by the exons ATGAACAATTTCCTCCAAG AGAGTTTCAACTTAATTTCTTCCAGATCCATTTCCAATCTCAAACCTTGTCCTACAAATGGTACCAAGCCTAAATCAA ATGATAAAAAGACACAAGAGATGGTTCCTATTGCTGATGCTGCATGGTTTAATGATGGATTTGTTTATGACCCTGAGGAGTGCGATTTTACCAATGGAAAATGGGTGTTTAACAGTTCAATAAAGCCTTTGTATTCAGACAAAATTTGCCCTTATATAAGTAGGCCTTATTCTTGTGTCAAGAATGGGAGGGTAGATTCTGACTACCACTATTGGCAATGGCAGCCAGAAGATTGCACCTTGCCCAA gTTTAATCCAGTGCTGGCTCTCAAGAAGCTTCAAGGAAAGAGGCTGGTATTCGTAGGGGATTCACTGCAAAAAAGCCAATGGGAATCCTTTGTGTGTATGGTTGAATGGATCATACCTGAAAAGCAGAAGTCAATGAAACGAGGGACTCATTCAGTCTTCAGAGCCAAG GAATACAATACCACTATAGAATTCTATTGGGCACCAATGCTTGTGGAGTCCAACACTGAGTTCTTTACCATAAGGGATCCCAAGAAGCAGATAGTGAGAGTTGATTCGATCATGGATCGTGCAAGAAACTGGACAGGGGTGGATATCCTTGTTTTCAATACCTATGTATGGTGGATGAGTGATATAAAGGTTAAAGCACT ATGGGGTTCATTTGCCAATGGAGAAGAAGGGTATGAAGAATTGGACAATCAAATTGCTTACAACTTAGGTCTAAGGACATGGGCCAACTGGGTTGACTCAACTATTGATCCAACCAAAACCCAAGTTTTCTTCACAACCATGTCCCCAACACACACAAG AAGTGCAGACTGGGGCAAGAAAGATGGTGTGAAATGTTTCAATGAGACAAAGCCAATTGGGAAAAAGAACCATTGGGGAAGTGGGTCTAACAAGGGCATGATGAGGGTGGTGGAAAAAGTGGTGAAGAGAATGAAAGTGGCAGTGACATTTATCAACATAACACAGATCTCAGACTACAGGATTGATGCTCATTCCTCTGTTTACACTGAAAGTGGAGGAAAATTATTGAGTGAGGAGGAAAAGGCTAACCCAAGAAATGCAGATTGCATTCATTGGTGTTTGCCTGGAGTTCCTGATACTTGGAATcaaatatttttggcaatgttGTGA
- the LOC137817842 gene encoding uncharacterized protein, producing MLRSRNKAGVRISRAPQTNGQVESANRVLLRGLKRRLEKAKGTWAEEVPRIVWAYHTTPQSTTRETPFSFVYGSNAMIPIEIQESSPRFQNFVDEKSNEERKVNLDLLDEVREEARIKAEALKRRVEYKYSSKLKPRQFQVADLVMWKAHPYQLENKLSPKWTGSFRVIEALGNGAYRLETLEGGAIPRTWNATNLKFYFS from the coding sequence ATGCTCAGAAGTCggaataaagcaggtgttcgcatcagccGAGCACCCCAGACAAAcgggcaggtcgagtctgccaacagagtcctgctcagaggtctgaagaggaggctcgagaaggccaaaggaacttgggcagaggaggttcctagaatagtgtgggcttaccacaccactccccagtCCACCACCAGAGAGACACCATTCAGTTTCGTGTATGGGTCGAACGCGATGATCCCaatagagatccaggagagctcgccacgcttccagaacttcgtagatgAAAAGTCCaacgaagagagaaaggtgaacctggacctactggacgaagtcagggaggaagcgAGAATTAAGGCTGAAGcattgaagagaagggtggagtacaagtacagcTCGAAGCTGAAACCTCGTcagttccaggtcgccgacctggtgatgTGGAAGGCCCACCCGTATcagctagagaacaagttgtcccccaagtggactggttcTTTCAGAGTGatagaggcccttgggaatggagcatacaggcttGAAACGCTAGAGGGAGGTGCGATTCCTCGTACATGGAATGCgaccaacctcaagttttattttagttga
- the LOC137818699 gene encoding protein trichome birefringence-like 3 isoform X2, which yields MKPPSGKFPTIKICVLLFIVILYAESFNLISSRSISNLKPCPTNGTKPKSNDKKTQEMVPIADAAWFNDGFVYDPEECDFTNGKWVFNSSIKPLYSDKICPYISRPYSCVKNGRVDSDYHYWQWQPEDCTLPKFNPVLALKKLQGKRLVFVGDSLQKSQWESFVCMVEWIIPEKQKSMKRGTHSVFRAKEYNTTIEFYWAPMLVESNTEFFTIRDPKKQIVRVDSIMDRARNWTGVDILVFNTYVWWMSDIKVKALWGSFANGEEGYEELDNQIAYNLGLRTWANWVDSTIDPTKTQVFFTTMSPTHTRSADWGKKDGVKCFNETKPIGKKNHWGSGSNKGMMRVVEKVVKRMKVAVTFINITQISDYRIDAHSSVYTESGGKLLSEEEKANPRNADCIHWCLPGVPDTWNQIFLAML from the exons ATGAAGCCCCCCAGTGGAAAATTTCCTACCATCAAAATCTGTGTTCTACTTTTCATTGTCATCTTGTATGCAGAGAGTTTCAACTTAATTTCTTCCAGATCCATTTCCAATCTCAAACCTTGTCCTACAAATGGTACCAAGCCTAAATCAA ATGATAAAAAGACACAAGAGATGGTTCCTATTGCTGATGCTGCATGGTTTAATGATGGATTTGTTTATGACCCTGAGGAGTGCGATTTTACCAATGGAAAATGGGTGTTTAACAGTTCAATAAAGCCTTTGTATTCAGACAAAATTTGCCCTTATATAAGTAGGCCTTATTCTTGTGTCAAGAATGGGAGGGTAGATTCTGACTACCACTATTGGCAATGGCAGCCAGAAGATTGCACCTTGCCCAA gTTTAATCCAGTGCTGGCTCTCAAGAAGCTTCAAGGAAAGAGGCTGGTATTCGTAGGGGATTCACTGCAAAAAAGCCAATGGGAATCCTTTGTGTGTATGGTTGAATGGATCATACCTGAAAAGCAGAAGTCAATGAAACGAGGGACTCATTCAGTCTTCAGAGCCAAG GAATACAATACCACTATAGAATTCTATTGGGCACCAATGCTTGTGGAGTCCAACACTGAGTTCTTTACCATAAGGGATCCCAAGAAGCAGATAGTGAGAGTTGATTCGATCATGGATCGTGCAAGAAACTGGACAGGGGTGGATATCCTTGTTTTCAATACCTATGTATGGTGGATGAGTGATATAAAGGTTAAAGCACT ATGGGGTTCATTTGCCAATGGAGAAGAAGGGTATGAAGAATTGGACAATCAAATTGCTTACAACTTAGGTCTAAGGACATGGGCCAACTGGGTTGACTCAACTATTGATCCAACCAAAACCCAAGTTTTCTTCACAACCATGTCCCCAACACACACAAG AAGTGCAGACTGGGGCAAGAAAGATGGTGTGAAATGTTTCAATGAGACAAAGCCAATTGGGAAAAAGAACCATTGGGGAAGTGGGTCTAACAAGGGCATGATGAGGGTGGTGGAAAAAGTGGTGAAGAGAATGAAAGTGGCAGTGACATTTATCAACATAACACAGATCTCAGACTACAGGATTGATGCTCATTCCTCTGTTTACACTGAAAGTGGAGGAAAATTATTGAGTGAGGAGGAAAAGGCTAACCCAAGAAATGCAGATTGCATTCATTGGTGTTTGCCTGGAGTTCCTGATACTTGGAATcaaatatttttggcaatgttGTGA
- the LOC137818699 gene encoding protein trichome birefringence-like 3 isoform X1, whose amino-acid sequence MNNFLQGKIMKPPSGKFPTIKICVLLFIVILYAESFNLISSRSISNLKPCPTNGTKPKSNDKKTQEMVPIADAAWFNDGFVYDPEECDFTNGKWVFNSSIKPLYSDKICPYISRPYSCVKNGRVDSDYHYWQWQPEDCTLPKFNPVLALKKLQGKRLVFVGDSLQKSQWESFVCMVEWIIPEKQKSMKRGTHSVFRAKEYNTTIEFYWAPMLVESNTEFFTIRDPKKQIVRVDSIMDRARNWTGVDILVFNTYVWWMSDIKVKALWGSFANGEEGYEELDNQIAYNLGLRTWANWVDSTIDPTKTQVFFTTMSPTHTRSADWGKKDGVKCFNETKPIGKKNHWGSGSNKGMMRVVEKVVKRMKVAVTFINITQISDYRIDAHSSVYTESGGKLLSEEEKANPRNADCIHWCLPGVPDTWNQIFLAML is encoded by the exons ATGAACAATTTCCTCCAAG GAAAAATAATGAAGCCCCCCAGTGGAAAATTTCCTACCATCAAAATCTGTGTTCTACTTTTCATTGTCATCTTGTATGCAGAGAGTTTCAACTTAATTTCTTCCAGATCCATTTCCAATCTCAAACCTTGTCCTACAAATGGTACCAAGCCTAAATCAA ATGATAAAAAGACACAAGAGATGGTTCCTATTGCTGATGCTGCATGGTTTAATGATGGATTTGTTTATGACCCTGAGGAGTGCGATTTTACCAATGGAAAATGGGTGTTTAACAGTTCAATAAAGCCTTTGTATTCAGACAAAATTTGCCCTTATATAAGTAGGCCTTATTCTTGTGTCAAGAATGGGAGGGTAGATTCTGACTACCACTATTGGCAATGGCAGCCAGAAGATTGCACCTTGCCCAA gTTTAATCCAGTGCTGGCTCTCAAGAAGCTTCAAGGAAAGAGGCTGGTATTCGTAGGGGATTCACTGCAAAAAAGCCAATGGGAATCCTTTGTGTGTATGGTTGAATGGATCATACCTGAAAAGCAGAAGTCAATGAAACGAGGGACTCATTCAGTCTTCAGAGCCAAG GAATACAATACCACTATAGAATTCTATTGGGCACCAATGCTTGTGGAGTCCAACACTGAGTTCTTTACCATAAGGGATCCCAAGAAGCAGATAGTGAGAGTTGATTCGATCATGGATCGTGCAAGAAACTGGACAGGGGTGGATATCCTTGTTTTCAATACCTATGTATGGTGGATGAGTGATATAAAGGTTAAAGCACT ATGGGGTTCATTTGCCAATGGAGAAGAAGGGTATGAAGAATTGGACAATCAAATTGCTTACAACTTAGGTCTAAGGACATGGGCCAACTGGGTTGACTCAACTATTGATCCAACCAAAACCCAAGTTTTCTTCACAACCATGTCCCCAACACACACAAG AAGTGCAGACTGGGGCAAGAAAGATGGTGTGAAATGTTTCAATGAGACAAAGCCAATTGGGAAAAAGAACCATTGGGGAAGTGGGTCTAACAAGGGCATGATGAGGGTGGTGGAAAAAGTGGTGAAGAGAATGAAAGTGGCAGTGACATTTATCAACATAACACAGATCTCAGACTACAGGATTGATGCTCATTCCTCTGTTTACACTGAAAGTGGAGGAAAATTATTGAGTGAGGAGGAAAAGGCTAACCCAAGAAATGCAGATTGCATTCATTGGTGTTTGCCTGGAGTTCCTGATACTTGGAATcaaatatttttggcaatgttGTGA